In one window of Carassius carassius chromosome 38, fCarCar2.1, whole genome shotgun sequence DNA:
- the LOC132119455 gene encoding myogenin-like, producing MELFETNPYFFADQRFYEGGDNFFQSRVTGGFDQTGFQERSSMMGLCGDGRLLSNGVGLEDKPSPSSSLGLSMSPQEQQHCPGQCLPWACKVCKRKSVTMDRRKAATMREKRRLKKVNEAFEALKRSTLMNPNQRLPKVEILRSAIQYIERLQALVSSLNQQEHQQGNLHYRSTAPQGVSSSSDQGSGSTCCSSPEWSSASEHCAPTYSSTHEDLLNDNSSEQTNLRSLTSIVDSITGTEVTPVPYSVDISK from the exons ATGGAGCTTTTTGAGACCAACCCATACTTCTTCGCAGACCAGCGTTTTTACGAAGGTGGCGATAACTTCTTCCAGTCCAGGGTGACTGGAGGTTTCGACCAAACAGGATTTCAGGAACGAAGCTCCATGATGGGCTTGTGTGGAGATGGAAGGCTGCTGTCAAATGGAGTGGGGTTGGAGGACAAACCGTCTCCATCTTCTAGCCTCGGTCTGTCCATGTCTCCTCAGGAGCAGCAGCACTGTCCGGGTCagtgtctgccctgggcctgcaAGGTGTGTAAGCGCAAGTCAGTGACCATGGACAGACGGAAAGCCGCCACTATGAGGGAAAAGAGGAGGCTGAAGAAAGTCAACGAGGCCTTTGAGGCTCTTAAGAGGAGCACGCTCATGAATCCCAACCAGAGGCTGCCTAAGGTGGAAATCCTGCGCAGCGCCATCCAGTACATCGAGAGACTCCAGGCACTGGTCAGCTCTCTCAACCAGCAGGAACATCAGCAGGGAAACCTGCATTACAGGTCCACAGCTCCTCAAGGG GTGTCGTCCTCTAGCGATCAGGGCTCTGGCAGCACCTGCTGTAGCAGTCCAGAGTGGAGCAGTGCGTCTGAGCACTGTGCCCCCACCTACAGCTCCACCCACGAGG ATCTCCTGAATGACAACTCCTCAGAGCAAACCAACCTGAGGTCTCTGACGTCTATTGTGGACAGCATAACGGGAACAGAGGTGACTCCAGTCCCCTACTCAGTGGACATAAGCAAATAA